The genomic interval ccctcagtgtccctgtggcagtgagtgaggggcccagcactgacacagccctggagctgcagcctccccagggcccagcacaggggacaatccctgccctgctcctgctgccacctcaGTGCTGATACAAGTCAGggtgcccttggccttcttttccttcttgacAGGTAAAGAAACAAGCCTGCAAAGGCCCTGGCACCACACTCACAGGAAGCTCTGAACCATTAGAGGCTGCTCTTCAGCCCAATTTGGtcacagaagtatttttatACTGAGCTGTAAATCCACGTGGGCAATTGTGCTTTCTCTTGTAGATGCCTGTGACTGTGGGCCCATACGGACAATCGCAGCCCAGCTGCTTTGACAGAGTGAAGATGGGTTTCATGATGGGCTTTGCGGTGGGCatggcagcaggagctctgtTTGGCACCTTCTCCTGCCTCAGGTATGCAGAAGAAATGGCTTCTATGGACAGGTGGTGACAGAATGATGGCCAGAGAGAAGTGCCAGtgctctggggctggggaggagggtgcaGGGATTGTTTTACATTTAGACTGAAGATGTTTGGTTGGTTTGCTCAGGTCCTTACCTGGTTCTATCAGATGTTTTCCACTGCGTGTCTGCTACTCATCTGGCTTCAGCTTTTGTCTAATCCTTGTGTTTCTGTCTCAGGATTGGCATGAGAGGACGAGAGCTGATGGGAGGAGTTGGCAAAACGATGATGCAGAGCGGTGGGACGTTTGGGACGTTCATGGCCATTGGGATGGGGATCCGCTGCTGAGCTGgcgctgccctgcagccccctgtgcccctccCCCCAATAAAGTCTTTAGATACTTGGAAGCCAGACCTCTTGGTGACCTGGGCAAgccccatcctccctgctctgctgcctgcttttTACCAAACCTCTCAGTgcctcccctctctccctccgGTGACACTGAGAACTCACAAACTTTGTACAACACTAAAGCTCCTCTGGAGGCAGCTGTCAGCACAAACCTTCCTTCCTCTGGCACTGGGACTGCTGCAGCACTTGGGTGAGCAGGGAGTCTTCTCACATGGGAGCCTGCAAAGTCAGCTGGGGGTTCCTCCCCCTAGGCCCTGGCCCTGCCTATAGCTGAGCCATGCAACACTCAGTGCAGTGTTGCAACTCTCCTCCTGGTATTTGCCTTTTGAAACAAAGCTTGTATTTGCTCCTCCTTTATTTCTGTGTAAGGATGAGACAGGTTAGCAGCAACAGCACCTCTGCACCCTTTACCTCACACATGGGCCCTTTCCTCGCTTTTTAAGGGGGAAACACAAATCTGTCACCAAAAGCCTGTTTTCTGTTGTGCCATGGCCAAGGAGCCTCCAGAAACTAATGGCAACTGAGTCAAGGAACACAGCTACACTAGGGCAGTCAAGTTTTACTCCAACTAACTAAAAACTACTGCCAAGCTAAGCTAGAGGAGCTTTATCTGGCTCTCCATGGCTGGCACACACCTGAGCCCCACGTGTGATGCAGCCTCAGCTCCTCCCCACCACTCCCCTCCCCTCAATCACAGAACGGTGggagtgggaagggccctgcagagctcctgcagcccaacc from Colius striatus isolate bColStr4 chromosome 16, bColStr4.1.hap1, whole genome shotgun sequence carries:
- the ROMO1 gene encoding reactive oxygen species modulator 1 produces the protein MPVTVGPYGQSQPSCFDRVKMGFMMGFAVGMAAGALFGTFSCLRIGMRGRELMGGVGKTMMQSGGTFGTFMAIGMGIRC